One region of Gaiellales bacterium genomic DNA includes:
- a CDS encoding SNF2-related protein has translation MSLPSTSTARRAPLELTFVPRGAEEPLMGFYSVSPLTPGGWTTLLDDRGLPHALRRLPIWIAAQGQELSVETRSLPMLPALAYLLSDEEGRGEASASVKAWRLVAKLTERVVDSGGDPPALDRFAAAFPPLAHAALVENGDGPSRLGAAQAVEEFVRAAMRALAAAVREPRLLTAPDSYPEDIDLSLLQPALRKVAPDLGAVAPVVNLRQSLEPLELVLRLPEGGGDTWPLEVSPPDFDRIRRAANILPLLGAVQNGRAELTLAQVTEVRAAAPALEFSGATVRLPDELLHQEELELDTAGLSFAPGPLSLGGVVDYDLHAALGGVAISDEEFRALAAATQPLVRLGGEWRLLGDKALRRARQLAQLALHGTGIPALTALGATLAGRAELRGFDMEVDPAQAGELEDLARQLRDPELRAAAEPEAGFHGVLRPYQKSGLGWLVGMRRLGLGALLADDMGLGKTVQLIAYLLDRSDGVEAPALIVCPASVLGNWQRELQRFAPGLTTHVHHGPERTRRIDELTGFDVVLTSYSLLPRDRQMLQRAEWRVVVLDEAQQVKNPLTRGAQAARALTASHRVALTGTPIENRLDELWSILHFLNPGLLDTRSAYRRRYSTPIEKQDDAAARERLRRITGPFILRRHKSDPGVLPDLPPRQLSNEFCTLTVEQAALYQATIDAMMGDVRGAGGIERRGHVLALLTRLKQVCNHPSQALGKPGSMAGRSGKLDRLTEMLSEAVDEGDSALVFTQFAVMGRMLSDYLPRTLQIDRLYLDGSTPVAERGRVVDAFQAPGGEPRVLVMSLRAGGLGLNLTNASHVFHFDRWWNPAVEDQASDRAHRIGQTRIVQVHRMICAGTIEERIDQLIEAKRGLATSIVDRGVETAISDLSNEELADLVELRG, from the coding sequence TTGAGCCTGCCGTCGACATCAACCGCGCGCCGCGCTCCGCTCGAGCTCACGTTCGTTCCCCGCGGGGCCGAGGAGCCGCTGATGGGCTTCTACTCGGTGTCCCCCCTGACGCCGGGGGGCTGGACCACGCTGCTCGACGATCGCGGTCTGCCGCACGCGCTGCGGCGGCTGCCGATCTGGATCGCGGCGCAGGGCCAGGAGCTGTCGGTCGAGACACGCAGCCTGCCCATGCTGCCCGCGCTCGCCTACCTGCTGTCGGACGAGGAGGGCCGCGGCGAGGCCAGCGCCTCGGTCAAGGCGTGGCGGCTGGTCGCGAAGCTGACGGAGCGCGTGGTCGACAGCGGCGGCGACCCGCCGGCGCTCGACCGGTTCGCGGCCGCCTTCCCGCCGCTGGCCCATGCGGCGCTCGTGGAGAACGGCGACGGGCCGTCACGGCTCGGGGCGGCCCAGGCGGTGGAGGAGTTCGTGCGCGCCGCCATGCGAGCGCTGGCCGCCGCCGTCCGCGAGCCGCGCCTGCTGACCGCGCCGGACAGCTACCCGGAGGACATCGACCTCTCCCTGCTGCAGCCGGCGCTGCGCAAGGTCGCGCCGGATCTGGGCGCCGTCGCCCCGGTCGTCAACCTGCGCCAGTCGCTGGAGCCGCTGGAGCTGGTGCTGCGGCTTCCCGAGGGAGGGGGCGACACGTGGCCGCTCGAGGTCTCGCCACCCGACTTCGACCGAATCCGCCGCGCCGCCAACATCCTGCCGCTGCTGGGCGCCGTGCAGAACGGCCGCGCCGAGCTGACGCTTGCCCAGGTGACCGAGGTGCGGGCGGCCGCGCCGGCGCTCGAGTTCTCGGGCGCGACCGTGCGGCTGCCCGACGAGCTGCTGCACCAGGAGGAGCTGGAGCTCGACACGGCCGGGCTGAGCTTCGCGCCGGGGCCGCTGTCGCTCGGCGGCGTCGTCGACTACGACCTGCATGCGGCGCTCGGCGGCGTTGCCATCAGCGACGAGGAGTTCCGCGCGCTTGCGGCGGCGACGCAGCCGCTCGTCCGCCTGGGCGGCGAGTGGCGCCTGCTCGGCGACAAGGCGCTGCGCCGGGCGCGCCAGCTCGCTCAGCTGGCGCTGCACGGGACCGGCATTCCCGCGCTCACCGCGCTCGGTGCGACGCTGGCCGGCCGCGCCGAGCTGCGCGGGTTCGACATGGAGGTCGACCCGGCGCAGGCGGGGGAGCTGGAGGATCTGGCGCGGCAGCTGCGCGATCCGGAGCTGCGGGCGGCCGCGGAGCCGGAGGCCGGCTTCCACGGCGTCCTGCGCCCCTACCAGAAGAGCGGGCTGGGCTGGCTCGTGGGCATGCGGCGCCTCGGCCTCGGCGCGCTGCTCGCCGACGACATGGGGCTCGGCAAGACGGTGCAGCTGATCGCCTACCTGCTCGACCGTTCCGACGGCGTGGAGGCCCCGGCGCTGATCGTGTGCCCGGCCTCGGTGCTCGGGAACTGGCAGCGCGAGCTGCAGCGCTTCGCGCCCGGCCTGACGACGCACGTGCACCACGGGCCCGAGCGGACGCGGCGGATCGACGAGCTGACCGGCTTCGACGTCGTGCTGACGTCGTACTCGCTGCTGCCGCGCGACCGGCAGATGCTGCAGCGGGCGGAGTGGCGCGTGGTCGTGCTGGACGAGGCCCAGCAGGTGAAGAATCCATTGACGCGCGGCGCGCAGGCGGCGCGGGCGCTGACGGCCAGTCACCGGGTTGCCCTCACCGGCACGCCGATCGAGAACCGGCTGGACGAGCTCTGGTCGATCCTGCACTTCCTCAACCCCGGCCTGCTCGACACGCGCAGCGCCTACCGGCGGCGCTACTCGACGCCGATCGAGAAGCAGGATGATGCGGCCGCCAGGGAGCGGCTGCGCAGGATCACGGGCCCGTTCATCCTGCGCCGGCACAAGAGCGATCCCGGCGTGCTCCCGGATCTTCCGCCGAGGCAGCTGTCGAACGAGTTCTGCACGCTGACGGTCGAGCAGGCGGCGCTCTACCAGGCGACGATCGACGCGATGATGGGCGACGTGCGCGGGGCGGGGGGCATCGAGCGGCGCGGGCACGTGCTCGCGCTGCTGACGCGGTTGAAGCAGGTGTGCAACCACCCGTCGCAGGCGCTCGGCAAACCCGGGTCGATGGCGGGACGCTCCGGCAAGCTCGACCGGTTGACCGAGATGCTGAGCGAGGCGGTGGACGAGGGCGACAGCGCGCTGGTGTTCACCCAGTTCGCGGTGATGGGACGCATGCTGTCCGACTACCTGCCGCGCACGCTCCAGATCGACCGGCTGTACCTCGACGGGTCGACGCCGGTCGCAGAGCGCGGGCGCGTCGTCGATGCCTTCCAGGCGCCCGGCGGAGAGCCTCGCGTGCTGGTCATGTCGCTGCGCGCCGGGGGGCTCGGCCTGAACCTCACGAACGCGAGCCACGTCTTCCACTTCGACCGGTGGTGGAACCCGGCCGTGGAGGATCAGGCGTCCGACCGCGCGCACAGGATCGGGCAGACGCGGATCGTGCAGGTGCACCGGATGATCTGCGCCGGGACGATCGAGGAGCGGATCGACCAGCTGATCGAGGCCAAGCGCGGCCTCGCCACCAGCATCGTCGACCGCGGGGTGGAGACGGCGATCAGCGACCTCTCGAACGAGGAGCTGGCGGATCTGGTCGAATTGCGCGGATGA
- a CDS encoding (2Fe-2S)-binding protein, protein MQVSLEVNGSAHDVDVHPGERLSTVLRDRLELTGTKVSCGEGTCGSCTVVLDGRPVLSCLTLAAACHGASVRTVEWRGETLERLRDAFTAEDAFQCGFCTPGQLMSALALLERTPAPSRDEIVAAMSGNLCRCGAYEGIALAVARASGDAA, encoded by the coding sequence ATGCAGGTGTCGCTCGAGGTGAACGGCAGTGCCCACGACGTCGACGTGCACCCCGGGGAGCGGCTCTCGACCGTGCTCCGCGACCGGCTGGAGCTGACGGGCACGAAGGTCTCGTGCGGCGAGGGGACGTGCGGCAGCTGCACCGTCGTGCTCGACGGCCGGCCGGTGCTGTCGTGCCTGACGCTGGCGGCCGCCTGCCACGGCGCCTCGGTGCGGACGGTCGAGTGGCGTGGCGAGACGCTCGAGCGGCTGCGCGACGCGTTCACCGCCGAGGACGCGTTCCAGTGCGGATTCTGCACCCCGGGGCAGCTGATGTCGGCGCTCGCCCTGCTGGAGCGGACGCCCGCGCCGAGCCGAGACGAGATCGTCGCCGCGATGAGCGGGAACCTGTGCCGCTGCGGCGCCTACGAGGGCATCGCACTGGCCGTCGCGCGCGCGTCCGGGGACGCCGCCTGA
- a CDS encoding xanthine dehydrogenase family protein molybdopterin-binding subunit, which yields MAKLVKTEAVVEGRTEERWTLVEEDATPEWEAGSTPAVVGEPATRLTAAARLTGTATYTSDVRLPGQLEAAVLRSPHAHARLASISLDAARGLPGVRAVIGPGDCPDFEGATVLHEEPPYAGAAVAAVAAETADAANAALVALDPVWEPLGFVTDLDQALENQTFQEDPSEYERGDAEAALAAAEIVVESEYVAPAQLHNALESHCAVADWRADGVTLYSSTQAIYQARSQISEAFDVDADRVRVICHYMGGGFGAKFGCGHEGILATELSRRAGRPVRLVLGRRDENLTTGFRTPARVSYRIGATRDGTLQAVEASAVMGLGTGGWGYPVLEPVKSLYAIEHLHLMTLPMRQNLGPAAAFRAPGVMEGTFAFEQALDEVAEAAGIDPLELRRRNHTDVDPSNGRPYTSKRLLESYDLAAELAGWDARDALRGDGRIRRGMGCASQYWWGSGAPPAYAEVRIGAAAKPVLTVGLQDLGTGVITACAVVVAERLGIRPADVTVRAGDTDLAGHGPFSGGSMTLASIAPAVRSAGHHVRTQLLELAADMFEISAEDLELVDGEVRSADGTLHHPIHEVTGKLGNAWVTGSGSRAPNPDGMAVNTFGCQIAQVAVDTLTGLVTVERIVAVHDVGRIVNPMGARSQVLGGILQGIGFALSEERVVDPTTGTVVNAGLEDYKVPTMADMPEVVCQFVGEPDPRLALGVKGLGEPPVIPTAGAIGNAIAHALGMRLREAPYTPRRVLEALG from the coding sequence ATGGCGAAGCTGGTCAAGACGGAGGCGGTCGTCGAGGGCCGCACCGAGGAGCGCTGGACGCTCGTCGAGGAGGACGCGACGCCCGAGTGGGAGGCCGGCTCGACGCCGGCCGTCGTCGGTGAGCCGGCGACGCGCCTGACCGCCGCCGCGCGGCTGACCGGAACGGCCACGTACACGTCGGACGTCCGCCTGCCGGGGCAGCTGGAAGCGGCGGTCCTGCGCAGCCCGCACGCCCACGCGCGGCTCGCGTCCATCTCGCTCGATGCCGCGCGCGGGCTTCCCGGCGTGCGAGCCGTCATCGGCCCGGGCGACTGCCCGGACTTCGAGGGCGCGACGGTGCTGCACGAGGAGCCACCCTATGCGGGCGCGGCGGTCGCGGCGGTCGCCGCCGAGACGGCCGACGCCGCCAACGCCGCGCTGGTCGCGCTGGATCCGGTGTGGGAGCCGCTCGGCTTCGTCACGGACCTGGATCAGGCGCTCGAGAACCAGACCTTCCAGGAGGACCCGTCGGAGTACGAGCGGGGCGACGCGGAGGCTGCCCTGGCGGCAGCCGAGATCGTCGTCGAGTCGGAATACGTCGCGCCCGCGCAGCTGCACAATGCCCTGGAGTCCCACTGCGCCGTCGCCGACTGGCGCGCCGACGGCGTCACGCTGTACTCCTCGACCCAGGCGATCTACCAGGCGCGGTCGCAGATCAGCGAGGCGTTCGACGTGGATGCCGACCGCGTCCGCGTGATCTGCCACTACATGGGCGGCGGCTTCGGGGCGAAGTTCGGTTGCGGCCACGAGGGCATCCTGGCCACCGAGCTGTCGCGGCGAGCCGGGCGCCCGGTGCGGCTCGTGCTCGGGCGCCGCGACGAGAACCTGACGACCGGTTTCAGGACGCCGGCGCGTGTCAGCTATCGCATCGGTGCGACGCGGGACGGCACGCTCCAGGCCGTGGAGGCGTCCGCCGTGATGGGCCTCGGCACCGGGGGCTGGGGCTATCCCGTGCTCGAGCCGGTGAAGTCGCTGTACGCGATCGAGCATCTGCACCTGATGACGCTGCCGATGCGGCAGAACCTGGGGCCGGCCGCCGCGTTCCGGGCGCCGGGGGTGATGGAGGGGACGTTCGCGTTCGAGCAGGCGCTGGACGAGGTGGCCGAGGCGGCCGGCATCGACCCGCTGGAGCTCCGCCGGCGCAACCACACGGACGTCGACCCCAGCAACGGCCGGCCGTACACCTCCAAGCGGCTACTCGAGAGCTACGACCTCGCGGCGGAGCTGGCTGGGTGGGACGCCCGGGACGCGCTGCGCGGCGACGGCCGGATCCGGCGCGGCATGGGCTGCGCGAGCCAGTACTGGTGGGGCAGCGGCGCGCCGCCGGCGTATGCCGAGGTGCGCATCGGCGCGGCCGCGAAGCCGGTGCTGACCGTCGGGCTGCAGGATCTCGGGACGGGCGTCATCACGGCGTGCGCGGTGGTGGTCGCCGAGCGGCTCGGCATCCGCCCGGCCGACGTCACCGTGCGGGCCGGGGACACCGACCTGGCGGGGCACGGCCCGTTCTCGGGCGGCTCGATGACGCTCGCGTCGATCGCGCCTGCCGTCCGGTCGGCGGGCCACCACGTCCGCACGCAGCTGCTGGAGCTGGCGGCGGACATGTTCGAGATCTCGGCGGAGGACCTCGAGCTGGTGGACGGCGAGGTGCGCTCGGCCGACGGGACGCTCCACCACCCCATCCACGAGGTGACCGGGAAGCTGGGCAACGCGTGGGTCACCGGGTCAGGCTCGCGGGCGCCCAACCCCGACGGGATGGCGGTGAACACGTTCGGATGCCAGATCGCGCAGGTGGCGGTGGACACGCTGACCGGCCTGGTCACGGTCGAGCGGATCGTCGCCGTGCACGATGTCGGCCGGATCGTCAACCCGATGGGCGCCCGAAGCCAGGTGCTGGGCGGCATCCTGCAGGGGATCGGCTTCGCACTGAGCGAGGAGCGGGTGGTCGATCCGACCACCGGCACGGTCGTCAACGCCGGCCTCGAGGACTACAAGGTGCCGACCATGGCCGACATGCCCGAGGTCGTCTGCCAGTTCGTCGGCGAGCCCGACCCACGGCTTGCGCTGGGAGTGAAGGGACTGGGCGAGCCGCCGGTGATCCCGACCGCGGGCGCCATCGGCAATGCGATCGCGCACGCGCTCGGAATGCGCCTGCGCGAGGCGCCCTACACGCCCCGCCGTGTGCTGGAGGCGCTCGGATGA
- a CDS encoding FAD binding domain-containing protein: protein MRTFAYVRPGVIDAAAAALTRQDARAMGGGTDLLTQQDRGILPAEAVIDLRGLGLSAIDDFDDGLRIGATATLADIGRHPAVTERFTVLDEAIAAAASPQLREMGTVAGNLCQQVRCWYYRHPDLTCWLKGGDTCYAQIGDHRKHGLEPGDCISVAPSDLAAALIALDATVETSRRPEGLPLADLYRRPTEDNRSNLTLAAGEFVTSVTIPRTPDVSAYERAGERHAWSFALAAVAAARTGDELRMVAIGVANVPRLLDPADPLAGLPGLEQTAWKRRLVQGLADLARERVLSPAAG from the coding sequence ATGAGGACGTTCGCCTACGTGCGGCCCGGAGTGATCGACGCGGCGGCGGCTGCGCTCACGCGCCAGGACGCACGGGCGATGGGCGGGGGCACGGACCTGCTGACCCAGCAGGACCGCGGCATCCTGCCTGCCGAGGCCGTGATCGACCTGCGCGGCCTCGGGCTTTCGGCGATCGACGACTTCGACGACGGGCTGCGGATCGGGGCGACGGCGACGCTGGCGGACATCGGGCGGCACCCGGCCGTCACGGAGCGGTTCACGGTGCTCGACGAGGCGATCGCGGCCGCGGCGTCGCCGCAGCTGCGCGAGATGGGCACCGTCGCCGGGAACCTCTGCCAGCAGGTGCGGTGCTGGTACTACCGGCATCCGGATCTGACGTGCTGGCTGAAGGGGGGCGATACCTGCTACGCCCAGATCGGCGACCACCGCAAGCACGGCCTGGAGCCGGGCGACTGCATCTCGGTGGCCCCGAGCGACCTGGCCGCGGCCCTGATCGCGCTGGACGCGACGGTCGAAACGAGCCGGCGGCCGGAGGGGCTTCCGCTGGCCGACCTCTACCGGCGCCCGACCGAGGACAACCGCTCGAACCTGACACTCGCAGCCGGCGAGTTCGTCACGTCGGTGACCATTCCGCGGACGCCCGACGTGAGCGCGTACGAGCGGGCCGGCGAGCGGCACGCATGGAGCTTCGCGCTGGCGGCCGTGGCCGCGGCGCGCACCGGGGACGAGCTGCGGATGGTCGCGATCGGCGTCGCGAACGTCCCGCGCCTGCTCGACCCGGCCGATCCGCTGGCGGGACTGCCAGGCCTCGAGCAGACGGCGTGGAAGCGCCGGCTCGTGCAGGGCCTGGCCGACCTTGCCCGCGAGCGGGTCCTGTCGCCGGCCGCGGGCTGA
- a CDS encoding metallophosphoesterase family protein, translating into MNLLVLADTHVPDHARALPEALMPHLDWAELILHGGDITSAATLAELETHAPVRAVCGNIDRWELREQLPEALGLELGGVAVAMVHDSGPRDGRERRLRARFPDAGMIVFAHSHQPVNELVDGVRFLNPGSPTWKRRAAAPTVARLVVGAGPLEPVLVELR; encoded by the coding sequence GTGAACCTCCTCGTCCTGGCCGACACCCACGTTCCCGACCACGCGCGGGCCCTGCCCGAGGCGCTGATGCCGCACCTGGACTGGGCAGAGCTGATCCTCCACGGCGGGGACATCACGTCGGCCGCCACGCTGGCGGAGCTCGAGACCCACGCGCCGGTGCGCGCGGTCTGCGGGAACATCGACCGGTGGGAGCTGCGCGAGCAGCTGCCCGAGGCGCTCGGGCTCGAGCTCGGCGGCGTGGCCGTTGCGATGGTGCACGACTCGGGGCCACGGGACGGCCGCGAGCGGCGCCTGCGGGCCCGCTTCCCGGATGCCGGCATGATCGTGTTCGCGCATTCCCACCAGCCGGTGAACGAGCTGGTCGACGGCGTGCGTTTCCTGAACCCGGGGAGCCCCACGTGGAAGCGCCGCGCCGCCGCGCCGACGGTCGCCCGCCTGGTGGTCGGCGCGGGGCCGCTCGAGCCCGTGCTCGTCGAGCTCCGCTGA